The genomic region TCACTGGCCGGCGGCTTTCGTCTTTACCGGTGGCGCGGACGATGGCGTTGACGGCACGATCGTTTTGGCGCCGGGCGACGTCCTTCTTCCTTTTAACACGTATGTTCGTGAGCCCGTGACCTACACGATCGAAAAGGGCTTTATTCAGGATATTCGCGGTGGTCTCGACGCTGAGCTGATCAAATCCTATATGGCGACATTCAACGACCCGCGCGGATTCGGTATGTCTCATGTCGGCTGGGGCTTGGATCATCGCGCGCACTGGCATGGATTGACGCAATTCCCTGGCGGTATGGGTATGGAGCTGCGGTCGTTCTACGGAAACGTTATGTTCTCGACCGGCCCGAATAACGAACTCGGCGGCCCGAACAATACCGCGTGCCACCTCGACATCCCGATGCGGAACTGCAGCCTCTTCCTTGACGACCAGCCGATGGTCCTCGACGGCCAGATTGCCGTGAAAGAGATGCTGCACGTTTTCGGCTAGACAGTGAGCGGTGCATGCAGCGCCGCGGCCATCGCCGTCATCGTGGATGTGCCATCAGCTCCTTGTTTGCATCGCTTCAGTTGCGACGTTCTGCAAAGAGCGCTATCGCAAAGGAGAAAACGAGCGGGAGGCTGTGAGTGACGAAAGAGAAGCCTGGCACGCAACGGCGAATGCCGGGAACGTATAAGGTCACCGAGCAGGTGGGGCACCTGATGCGCAAAGCGTATCAGCGTCACCTTGCGATTTTTCAGGAGAACGCCAGCGATCCCGATTTGACGGCCGTGCAATTCACGACGCTCTGTGCGCTTCGGGACAACGGCCCAAGTTCTCAAGCCGAACTCGTTAAAGTGACAGCCATTGATCAGGCAACCATCCGCGGCATCATCGAACGGCTAAAAACACGCGGCCTCATAAAGGTGACGAAAGATGCACAGGACGGCCGCAAGGTCATAATGTCGTTGCT from Hyphomicrobium sp. MC1 harbors:
- a CDS encoding MarR family winged helix-turn-helix transcriptional regulator; the protein is MPGTYKVTEQVGHLMRKAYQRHLAIFQENASDPDLTAVQFTTLCALRDNGPSSQAELVKVTAIDQATIRGIIERLKTRGLIKVTKDAQDGRKVIMSLLPAGETVLDDMYPRAFHISELTVANLNPAERMAFTYLLQKIIDG